Proteins from one Desulfovibrio sp. X2 genomic window:
- a CDS encoding aromatic acid exporter family protein: MSRFRETLPFNLRQGVKVGLASVLGYAGALAAGSHYPYIATVSAVIVVQTYVADTLQMALYRASGTIIGCLLSIAALILTPTLGTPVCLFLAIFICAFLISYTKHFRMAAITVSIAYLVCIHDGGDWAYAIERMVEIMVGVCAAVVVSLAFFPDRASKALRQAIAAYFQEAARLLPVLMDAFVDRQQAVPPGTLDTLDREYMNCRDLMNKALTREAWFFSAYRERTIKSMNLAGAARESLHGLAQALLVPSGGEGRRGGVRLILEPELRALGEAMAAGLSDHVAFLQNPHPGADLLLALDRADARLLDLRAHDITKRLGLETLAQFYAGWQSLHNLAEAMLAFARG; encoded by the coding sequence GTGAGCCGCTTCAGAGAAACCCTGCCCTTCAACCTGCGCCAAGGCGTCAAGGTGGGCCTGGCCTCGGTCCTGGGATACGCCGGAGCCCTGGCCGCCGGGTCCCACTACCCCTACATCGCCACCGTCTCCGCGGTCATCGTGGTCCAGACCTACGTGGCGGACACGCTGCAGATGGCGCTCTACCGCGCCTCCGGAACCATCATCGGCTGCCTTCTGAGCATCGCGGCGCTCATCCTCACGCCCACGCTCGGCACGCCGGTCTGCCTCTTCCTGGCGATATTCATCTGCGCCTTCCTCATCAGCTACACCAAGCACTTCCGCATGGCCGCCATCACCGTGTCCATCGCCTATCTGGTCTGCATCCACGACGGTGGGGACTGGGCCTACGCCATCGAGCGCATGGTGGAGATCATGGTGGGGGTGTGCGCTGCTGTGGTGGTCTCGCTGGCCTTCTTCCCGGACCGCGCCTCCAAGGCGCTGCGCCAGGCCATAGCGGCCTATTTCCAGGAGGCCGCGCGGCTCCTGCCCGTGCTCATGGACGCCTTCGTGGACCGGCAACAGGCCGTGCCTCCCGGAACCCTGGACACGCTGGACCGCGAGTACATGAACTGCCGCGACCTGATGAACAAGGCCCTGACGCGCGAGGCATGGTTCTTCTCCGCCTACCGCGAGCGCACGATCAAATCCATGAACCTTGCCGGGGCCGCGCGCGAGAGCCTGCACGGCCTGGCCCAGGCCCTCCTGGTGCCCAGCGGCGGCGAGGGGCGCCGGGGCGGGGTCAGGCTCATCCTCGAGCCCGAGCTGCGCGCCCTGGGCGAGGCCATGGCCGCGGGGCTTTCGGACCACGTGGCCTTTCTGCAGAACCCCCATCCCGGAGCGGACCTGCTCCTGGCCCTGGACAGGGCGGACGCGCGCCTGCTCGACCTGCGCGCCCACGACATCACCAAGCGCCTGGGGCTCGAGACCCTGGCCCAGTTCTACGCGGGCTGGCAGAGCCTGCACAACCTGGCCGAGGCCATGCTCGCCTTCGCCAGGGGCTGA
- a CDS encoding ABC transporter substrate-binding protein — MMGPILGIILLLLALAPLPASAFRPVRGPIVLATHDLAPYGSYDEFGRFNGLAVGVVRAALRRMGVDCVIRVVPWKRAQELVRHDQADGFFAAAPNRERDAYALFSEPIAEQEYAWYLRADSPLDPRSPDFRDKALVSSFLGANMNLVLVRSGYHVARAQPENTRDLLKMLEAGRLDAVMANRLVMDRILRDMGQEDRVRASPFTHTPLGVYFSKDFIARNPGFLKEFNARVREVRGAESAAPGAGQFRR, encoded by the coding sequence ATGATGGGACCGATCCTCGGCATCATCCTGCTGCTGCTCGCGCTCGCGCCGCTCCCGGCGTCGGCCTTCAGACCGGTGCGCGGCCCGATCGTGCTCGCCACCCACGACCTCGCCCCCTACGGCAGCTATGACGAATTCGGCCGTTTCAACGGCCTGGCCGTGGGCGTGGTCCGCGCCGCGCTGCGCCGCATGGGCGTGGACTGCGTGATCCGGGTCGTGCCCTGGAAGCGGGCCCAGGAACTGGTGCGCCACGACCAGGCCGACGGGTTCTTCGCGGCCGCGCCGAACAGGGAGCGGGACGCATACGCTCTCTTCTCGGAGCCCATCGCCGAGCAGGAGTACGCCTGGTACCTGCGGGCGGACAGCCCGCTCGACCCGCGAAGCCCGGACTTCAGGGACAAGGCCCTGGTCAGCAGCTTCCTCGGGGCGAACATGAACCTGGTGCTCGTCCGCAGCGGCTACCACGTGGCGCGCGCACAGCCGGAGAACACCCGCGACCTCCTGAAGATGCTCGAGGCGGGCCGGCTGGACGCGGTCATGGCCAACAGGCTGGTCATGGACAGGATACTGCGCGACATGGGGCAGGAGGACAGGGTCAGGGCCTCCCCCTTCACCCACACCCCGCTCGGGGTCTATTTCTCCAAGGATTTCATCGCCCGAAACCCGGGCTTCCTCAAGGAGTTCAACGCCCGGGTGCGGGAGGTCAGGGGGGCCGAGAGCGCGGCGCCCGGCGCCGGGCAGTTCCGGCGCTAG
- a CDS encoding PAS domain-containing hybrid sensor histidine kinase/response regulator, whose product MSQKAVQREKGQLRDLEGELRAARDLVARLEAELEAASGAPAVGGQSDEERFRQLFEEAPLGYQSLDADGNFLAVNQAWLETLGYSREEVLGRNFGDFLADEWGDHFKENFPRFKALGEILGVEFELVRKDGTRVLAAFNGKIGRDADGRFKQTHCIFHDITERRRVEQAVRQNEERFRTLFAGISSVAVQGYRPDGTVRYWNAASEKFYGYSAEEAVGRNICDLVLPAHLHEAFRADVRRMVETGQPLPSAELVLRRKDGAEVEVLSSHAIVAVPGCEPELFCLDVDLAARKRAEEAMLSAKAQAEEASRAKSEFLANMSHEIRTPLNGLLGMMHLLKGTALDGEQRQYVDMAIRSSDRLTELLSDILDLSRVEAGRMELVREEFTLQGLIGSIVETFGPLGSEKRLSLGIGIEPDLPPVLLGDEVRIRQVLFNLVGNAMKFTEQGGVVVEACGLPSPCPGEVRVLFTVRDSGIGIPDDKLGIIFTGFMQADTGKSRRHQGAGLGLTISKRLVELMGGTMAVETEQGVGSAFYVSLPLGLPEAGSGAAASAGAPLSELRPGLRILLAEDERMNRLFATRLLEKLGQEVTAVENGREALQALRADDFDLVLMDVQMPELDGLEATRALRDRTAFGPKADIPVIAVTAHAMAGDREEFLAAGMTDYIAKPIDSAQLVHALCRVQASLDAGRAADGRERDS is encoded by the coding sequence ATGAGCCAGAAAGCGGTCCAGAGAGAGAAGGGCCAGTTGCGCGACCTGGAGGGCGAACTTCGGGCCGCCCGCGATCTGGTCGCCCGGCTGGAGGCGGAGCTCGAGGCCGCCTCCGGCGCCCCCGCCGTGGGAGGGCAGAGCGACGAGGAACGCTTCCGCCAGCTGTTCGAGGAGGCCCCGCTCGGCTACCAGTCCCTCGACGCCGACGGCAACTTCCTCGCGGTCAACCAGGCCTGGCTCGAGACGCTCGGCTATTCGCGGGAAGAGGTTCTGGGCCGGAACTTCGGCGATTTCCTGGCCGACGAGTGGGGCGACCACTTCAAGGAGAACTTCCCGCGCTTCAAGGCCCTGGGCGAGATCCTCGGCGTGGAGTTCGAGCTCGTGCGCAAGGACGGCACCAGGGTCCTCGCGGCCTTCAACGGCAAGATCGGGCGCGACGCCGACGGCCGCTTCAAGCAGACCCACTGCATCTTCCACGACATCACGGAGCGCCGCAGGGTGGAGCAGGCCGTGCGGCAGAACGAGGAGCGCTTCCGCACGCTTTTTGCGGGCATCTCCTCGGTCGCGGTGCAGGGATACCGCCCGGACGGCACCGTGCGCTACTGGAACGCGGCCTCGGAGAAATTCTACGGCTACAGCGCCGAGGAGGCCGTGGGCCGGAACATCTGCGATCTCGTGCTTCCCGCGCATCTGCACGAGGCCTTCCGGGCGGACGTGCGGCGCATGGTCGAGACGGGCCAGCCCCTGCCCTCCGCTGAGCTCGTCCTGCGCCGCAAGGACGGGGCCGAGGTGGAGGTCCTCTCGAGCCACGCCATAGTCGCCGTGCCGGGCTGCGAGCCCGAGCTCTTCTGCCTCGACGTCGATCTGGCGGCCCGCAAGCGGGCCGAGGAGGCCATGCTTTCGGCCAAGGCCCAGGCCGAGGAGGCCAGCCGCGCCAAGAGCGAGTTCCTGGCCAACATGAGCCATGAGATACGCACCCCGCTGAACGGCCTGCTGGGCATGATGCACCTCCTGAAAGGCACGGCCCTGGACGGCGAGCAGCGGCAGTACGTGGACATGGCCATCCGCTCGAGCGACCGGCTGACCGAGCTGCTGAGCGACATCCTCGACCTCTCCCGGGTCGAGGCCGGGCGCATGGAGCTGGTACGAGAGGAATTCACGCTCCAGGGCCTCATCGGCTCCATCGTGGAGACCTTCGGCCCCCTGGGCAGCGAAAAGCGGCTCTCCCTGGGCATCGGGATCGAGCCGGACCTGCCGCCCGTGCTCCTGGGCGACGAGGTGCGCATCCGCCAGGTCCTGTTCAACCTCGTGGGCAACGCCATGAAGTTCACCGAGCAGGGAGGCGTCGTCGTGGAGGCCTGCGGGCTGCCTTCGCCGTGCCCCGGAGAGGTCCGCGTGCTCTTTACGGTCAGGGACAGCGGCATCGGCATCCCGGACGACAAGCTCGGCATCATCTTCACGGGCTTCATGCAGGCCGACACAGGCAAGTCGCGGCGCCACCAGGGCGCAGGGCTCGGCCTGACCATCTCCAAGCGCCTGGTGGAGCTCATGGGCGGCACCATGGCCGTGGAGACCGAGCAGGGCGTGGGGTCGGCGTTCTACGTCTCCCTGCCCCTGGGCCTGCCCGAGGCCGGGAGCGGCGCTGCGGCCTCCGCGGGCGCGCCGCTCTCCGAACTGCGGCCCGGGCTGCGCATCCTGCTCGCCGAGGACGAGCGGATGAACAGGCTCTTCGCCACGCGGCTGCTCGAGAAGCTCGGCCAGGAGGTGACGGCCGTGGAGAACGGCCGCGAGGCGCTGCAAGCCCTGCGGGCGGACGATTTCGACCTCGTGCTCATGGACGTGCAGATGCCGGAACTGGACGGCCTGGAGGCCACCCGGGCGCTCCGCGACCGGACCGCCTTCGGACCCAAGGCGGACATCCCGGTCATCGCGGTCACGGCCCACGCCATGGCGGGCGACCGGGAGGAGTTCCTGGCCGCGGGCATGACCGACTACATCGCCAAGCCCATCGACTCCGCCCAGCTCGTGCACGCGCTCTGCCGCGTGCAGGCCTCCCTGGACGCCGGCCGGGCCGCGGACGGCCGGGAACGGGACAGCTAG
- a CDS encoding MBL fold metallo-hydrolase, giving the protein MIARRSFLQTALALTALPFAALAPAAAMAAGLPEPGKKDAQVPGYFRLRLGGVEITALYDGAGKVTPDMLHGADTADIAALLLAARLPAAGPAPTALNCFLVDTGKNLVLVDCGAGGYFGPRAGRLMGNLRAAGVEPGRIDTVLLTHLHSDHARGLTDEAGRPVFPSARLFVSEPEVAYWLSDERLATAPADKRDGLLGLRSALAPYRAADRLTVFPLRRGPLTDFGGPEGIEAVPLPGHTPGHCGFSVRAGKESLLAWGDIVHCAAVQFARPEVTIDYDVDQAQAAATRARVLAEADADGCWLAGAHLPFPALGRVRAQGRGYAWVPAQYAVPSGI; this is encoded by the coding sequence ATGATCGCCCGACGCAGCTTCCTGCAGACAGCCCTCGCCCTGACCGCGCTGCCCTTCGCGGCCCTCGCGCCCGCCGCCGCCATGGCCGCCGGGCTTCCCGAGCCCGGGAAGAAGGACGCCCAGGTGCCCGGCTACTTCCGCCTGCGGCTCGGCGGGGTGGAGATCACCGCCCTGTACGACGGGGCGGGCAAGGTGACCCCGGACATGCTGCACGGCGCGGACACGGCGGACATCGCCGCGCTGCTCCTGGCCGCGCGCCTGCCCGCGGCCGGTCCGGCGCCCACCGCCCTCAACTGCTTCCTCGTGGACACGGGGAAGAACCTCGTCCTGGTGGACTGCGGCGCGGGCGGATATTTCGGCCCGCGCGCCGGGCGCCTCATGGGGAACCTCAGGGCCGCGGGCGTCGAGCCCGGGCGGATCGACACCGTGCTCCTGACCCACCTGCATTCCGACCACGCCCGCGGCCTGACGGACGAGGCGGGCCGCCCGGTCTTCCCCTCGGCCCGGCTGTTCGTGAGTGAGCCGGAGGTCGCCTACTGGCTGAGCGACGAGCGGCTGGCAACGGCCCCGGCGGACAAGCGCGACGGCCTCCTCGGGCTGCGCTCGGCTCTGGCCCCCTACCGGGCCGCGGACAGGCTCACGGTCTTTCCGCTGCGCAGGGGACCGCTCACCGACTTCGGCGGGCCGGAGGGCATCGAGGCCGTGCCGCTGCCCGGCCACACCCCGGGGCATTGCGGTTTCTCCGTGCGCGCGGGGAAGGAGTCGCTGCTCGCCTGGGGCGACATCGTGCACTGCGCGGCCGTGCAGTTCGCGCGGCCCGAGGTGACCATAGACTACGACGTGGACCAGGCGCAGGCCGCGGCCACCAGGGCGCGCGTGCTGGCCGAGGCGGACGCGGACGGCTGCTGGCTCGCCGGGGCGCACCTGCCCTTCCCCGCCCTCGGCCGCGTGCGCGCGCAGGGCAGGGGCTATGCCTGGGTGCCCGCGCAGTACGCCGTGCCGAGCGGCATTTAG
- a CDS encoding ADP-ribosylglycohydrolase family protein gives MPTIEQGTLKDRAAGALMGAFVGDALGLGPHWYYDLAELRRDFGDWIDGYTDPKPGRYHEGCRAGQLSQAGFILKLTLRSLVERGGYDAGDFCRRMDEELFPLLDGTPVSGPGNYTSQSIREAWRRRVQQKLPWGQTGGNADTTEAIERALAIAVRLARDPGRLAAAVAENAALTQGDDVVVSMTVAFCAVLGQLVQGHRFDAKLSDRLMKLVKTGELPFHAVTRDNVQPPRPGDPDPPRAGKFASPDALLTPSYMARAAADPDIRIEPAWKVSLVYGMPCAIYHQLPAAYYLAARFADDFEAAVLHSVNGGGQNQARSILVGALVGAQTGLSGIPGRFLDGLEEAVELLDLSARLAEAAARD, from the coding sequence ATGCCGACAATCGAGCAGGGAACCTTGAAGGACCGCGCCGCCGGGGCCCTCATGGGCGCCTTCGTGGGCGACGCGCTGGGGCTCGGGCCCCACTGGTACTACGACCTGGCCGAGCTCCGCCGCGACTTCGGCGACTGGATCGACGGCTACACCGACCCCAAGCCCGGCCGCTACCACGAGGGATGCCGGGCGGGACAGCTCTCCCAGGCGGGCTTCATCCTGAAGCTCACCCTGCGCTCGCTCGTCGAGCGCGGCGGCTACGACGCCGGGGACTTCTGCCGCCGCATGGACGAGGAGCTCTTCCCGCTGCTGGACGGCACGCCGGTGAGCGGCCCGGGCAACTACACCAGCCAGTCCATCCGCGAGGCCTGGCGCAGGCGCGTGCAGCAGAAGCTGCCCTGGGGGCAGACCGGCGGCAACGCGGACACCACCGAGGCCATCGAGCGCGCCCTGGCCATCGCCGTGCGCCTCGCCCGCGATCCGGGCAGGCTTGCCGCGGCCGTGGCGGAGAACGCCGCGCTGACCCAGGGCGACGACGTGGTGGTCTCCATGACCGTGGCCTTCTGCGCGGTGCTCGGCCAGCTGGTGCAGGGCCACAGGTTCGACGCGAAGCTCTCCGACAGGCTCATGAAGCTGGTCAAGACCGGAGAGCTGCCCTTCCACGCCGTGACCCGCGACAACGTGCAGCCGCCCCGTCCGGGCGATCCCGATCCGCCGCGCGCGGGCAAGTTCGCCTCGCCCGACGCGCTGCTCACGCCGTCCTACATGGCCCGGGCCGCGGCCGATCCGGACATCCGCATCGAGCCAGCCTGGAAGGTTTCGCTGGTCTACGGCATGCCGTGCGCCATCTACCACCAGCTCCCGGCCGCCTACTACCTCGCGGCGCGCTTTGCCGACGACTTCGAGGCCGCGGTGCTGCACTCCGTGAACGGCGGCGGCCAGAACCAGGCGCGCAGCATCCTCGTGGGCGCGCTCGTGGGCGCGCAGACCGGGCTCTCGGGCATCCCCGGCCGCTTCCTCGACGGGCTCGAGGAGGCGGTCGAACTCCTCGACCTCTCGGCCAGGCTGGCCGAGGCGGCCGCCAGGGACTGA
- a CDS encoding nuclear transport factor 2 family protein, with translation MEAVWIPITEPITGNEEPGDPGRPEHGLIQFYKAFNGRDLALMGENWLREAGDIAMDNPLGGIMRGWEEISAVYARIFGGPATVRVEFHDYTLHAAQDVFYAVGRERGEFARGAERLDLRIRTTRVFRLAGGRWRQVHHHGSIDDPKLLARYQAAVAGK, from the coding sequence ATGGAAGCTGTCTGGATTCCCATCACCGAGCCCATAACAGGAAACGAGGAGCCGGGCGACCCCGGAAGGCCCGAGCACGGCCTGATCCAGTTCTACAAGGCCTTCAACGGCCGCGACCTCGCGCTCATGGGCGAGAACTGGCTGCGCGAGGCCGGGGACATCGCCATGGACAATCCGCTCGGCGGCATCATGCGCGGCTGGGAGGAGATCTCCGCGGTCTACGCGCGCATCTTCGGCGGCCCGGCCACGGTCCGGGTGGAGTTTCACGACTACACCCTGCATGCGGCGCAGGACGTCTTCTACGCCGTGGGCCGGGAGCGCGGCGAGTTCGCGCGGGGCGCCGAGCGGCTCGACCTGCGCATCCGCACGACCCGGGTCTTCAGGCTCGCGGGCGGGCGCTGGCGGCAGGTCCACCACCACGGCTCCATCGACGACCCGAAGCTTCTGGCCAGGTACCAGGCGGCCGTGGCCGGGAAGTGA
- a CDS encoding MFS transporter yields the protein MGEDQMKTDGTEDRRGSRRLPAAIVTLGWVSFFTDVASEMIYPVVPLFLTSVLGAPVVVLGAMEGAAEALVSLMKGFSGWHCDRMGRRTPYVRAGYGLATLSKPMLALAFGWPMVFLARMVDRLGKGLRTTARDTMIAEAAPPAVVGRAFGFHRAMDTAGAAVGVLLAMGLLAVLPGRYRLIFLLAALPGLAAVRLTFRLRDRTGEGIGDRTGTAPSETSAACGQPASRSPGAALRGLPRGYWQALALLGLFAFANSTDTLLVLRAKSLGLSDVQVMAAYLLFNLTYALSAYPAGIASDRFGRWRMMLSGWGLYALVYLGFATASGPAWPWLLFPAYGLYMGLTEGVGKAIVAAGLPAERKGTAMGLFLMATGFMTLLGSLAGGLAWDLIGPRAPFVLGGATAVAALGAGLAVRLFSARDA from the coding sequence ATGGGAGAGGATCAGATGAAGACGGACGGCACGGAAGACCGGCGGGGCTCGCGGCGGCTTCCCGCGGCCATAGTGACCCTCGGCTGGGTCAGCTTCTTCACGGACGTGGCCTCGGAGATGATCTACCCCGTGGTGCCCCTGTTCCTCACGTCCGTTCTCGGCGCCCCGGTCGTGGTGCTCGGGGCCATGGAGGGCGCGGCCGAGGCCCTGGTGAGCCTCATGAAGGGGTTCTCGGGCTGGCACTGCGACAGGATGGGGCGGCGGACCCCCTACGTGCGCGCGGGCTACGGCCTGGCGACCCTGTCCAAGCCCATGCTGGCCCTGGCCTTCGGCTGGCCCATGGTCTTCCTGGCGCGCATGGTGGACCGCCTGGGCAAGGGGCTGCGCACCACGGCGCGCGACACCATGATCGCGGAGGCGGCGCCGCCCGCCGTCGTCGGGCGTGCCTTCGGCTTCCACCGCGCCATGGACACGGCCGGGGCAGCCGTGGGCGTGCTCCTGGCCATGGGCCTCCTGGCCGTCCTTCCCGGGCGCTACAGGCTCATATTCCTGCTGGCGGCCCTGCCTGGGCTCGCAGCCGTCCGGCTGACCTTCCGGCTGCGCGACAGGACCGGCGAGGGGATCGGCGACAGGACCGGCACGGCTCCATCCGAAACTTCGGCCGCCTGCGGGCAGCCCGCCTCCCGTTCGCCGGGAGCGGCCCTGCGCGGCCTGCCCCGCGGCTACTGGCAGGCCCTGGCCCTGCTCGGCCTCTTCGCCTTCGCCAACAGCACCGACACCCTCCTCGTCCTGCGGGCGAAGAGCCTCGGGCTGAGCGACGTGCAGGTCATGGCGGCCTACCTGCTCTTCAACCTCACCTACGCCCTCTCGGCCTATCCGGCAGGGATCGCGAGCGACCGCTTCGGCCGCTGGCGCATGATGCTCTCCGGCTGGGGACTCTACGCGCTGGTCTACCTGGGCTTCGCGACGGCAAGCGGACCGGCCTGGCCGTGGCTGCTCTTTCCCGCCTACGGGCTCTACATGGGGCTGACCGAGGGCGTGGGCAAGGCCATCGTGGCCGCCGGGCTCCCGGCCGAGCGCAAGGGCACGGCCATGGGCCTCTTCCTCATGGCCACCGGCTTCATGACCCTGCTCGGCAGCCTGGCCGGGGGGCTGGCCTGGGACCTCATCGGCCCGCGCGCGCCTTTCGTCCTCGGGGGGGCCACGGCCGTGGCGGCGCTCGGCGCCGGACTGGCCGTGCGCCTCTTCTCCGCCAGGGACGCCTGA
- a CDS encoding chloride channel protein, which yields MPDERTPTLLRDLSWFRAHRHMTLLLVAIAVGVLGGYGAVLFRLVIKLAQGMFYGRTGDIMDFFHVLPRWMFVVMPAAGGLVVGLLARYGAREARGPGVPEVREAVLYKGGHIRKRVALVKILASAVCIGSGGSVGREGPIVQIGASVGSTLGQLLDASAMQRKTLVGCGAAAGIAATFNAPIAGVLFSLEVLLGDFGLTSFSPVVLSSVTATVISRHYFGDFPAFVIPVYHLRSVWEYPLYAGLGLCCGLVAVLFITALYSCEDFFDRLRLPEPLKPMLGGLAMGLLVLALPQVFGVGYGAINQALVDRLAAPLLLCLIFGKIAATSVVLASGGSGGVFAPSLFIGAMTGGAFGYAAHALAPGLTAGPGAYALVAMGALVAGSTHAPITAILIIFEMTNDYRIILPLMISCILSTLLAGMLKKGNIYTLKLLRRGVNLKLDPDLALLHSIPVTRHMRTKIATVPEDMPLPGVVAAFEERDVPRLHVVDREQRLRGVIGFGDLRAVLMDAELLGSLVVAGDMAENRLAVLHPADSILTAMRRMEETGFSHLPVVDPESGRLLGTIEQKDVFAVYGRIVLDEAA from the coding sequence ATGCCCGACGAACGCACGCCCACTCTCCTGCGCGACCTGTCCTGGTTCAGGGCGCACCGGCACATGACGCTGCTCCTGGTGGCCATCGCCGTGGGCGTGCTCGGCGGCTACGGCGCCGTGCTCTTCCGCCTGGTCATCAAGCTCGCCCAGGGCATGTTCTACGGCCGCACCGGCGACATCATGGACTTCTTTCACGTGCTGCCGCGCTGGATGTTCGTGGTCATGCCCGCCGCGGGCGGCCTCGTGGTCGGCCTGCTGGCCCGCTACGGCGCGCGGGAGGCCCGCGGCCCCGGGGTGCCCGAGGTGCGCGAGGCCGTGCTCTACAAGGGCGGGCACATCAGGAAGCGCGTGGCCCTGGTGAAGATCCTGGCCTCGGCCGTGTGCATCGGCTCGGGCGGCTCGGTGGGCCGCGAAGGTCCCATCGTGCAGATCGGGGCGAGCGTCGGCTCGACCCTGGGGCAGTTGCTCGACGCCTCGGCCATGCAGCGAAAGACCCTGGTCGGCTGCGGCGCGGCCGCGGGCATAGCGGCCACCTTCAACGCGCCCATCGCGGGCGTGCTCTTCTCCCTGGAGGTCCTGCTCGGCGACTTCGGACTGACTTCCTTCTCGCCCGTGGTCCTCTCCTCGGTCACGGCCACGGTCATCTCGCGCCACTATTTCGGCGACTTCCCGGCCTTCGTCATTCCCGTCTACCACCTGCGGAGCGTCTGGGAATATCCCCTCTACGCCGGGCTCGGCCTGTGCTGCGGCCTTGTGGCCGTGCTCTTCATCACCGCGCTCTACTCCTGCGAGGACTTCTTCGACCGCCTGCGCCTGCCCGAGCCGCTGAAGCCCATGCTCGGCGGCCTGGCCATGGGCCTTCTGGTCCTCGCCCTGCCGCAGGTCTTCGGCGTGGGCTACGGCGCCATCAACCAGGCCCTGGTGGACCGCCTGGCCGCGCCGCTCCTTCTCTGCCTGATCTTCGGCAAGATCGCGGCCACCTCCGTGGTCCTGGCCAGCGGCGGTTCGGGCGGCGTCTTCGCGCCCTCGCTGTTCATCGGGGCCATGACCGGCGGGGCCTTCGGCTACGCCGCGCACGCGCTCGCCCCGGGCCTCACGGCCGGGCCCGGCGCCTACGCCCTGGTGGCCATGGGCGCCCTGGTCGCGGGCAGCACCCACGCGCCCATCACGGCCATCCTGATCATCTTCGAGATGACCAACGACTACCGCATCATCCTGCCGCTGATGATCTCCTGCATCCTGAGCACGCTGCTCGCCGGGATGCTCAAGAAGGGCAACATCTACACCCTGAAGCTCCTGCGGCGCGGGGTGAACCTGAAGCTCGACCCCGACCTGGCCCTGCTGCACTCCATCCCGGTGACGCGGCACATGCGCACGAAGATCGCCACCGTGCCCGAGGACATGCCTCTGCCCGGGGTCGTGGCGGCCTTCGAGGAGCGCGACGTGCCGCGCCTGCATGTGGTGGACCGGGAGCAGAGGCTTCGCGGGGTCATCGGCTTCGGGGACCTGCGGGCCGTGCTCATGGACGCCGAGCTTCTCGGCAGCCTGGTGGTGGCCGGCGACATGGCCGAGAACAGGCTCGCCGTGCTCCATCCCGCGGACAGCATCCTCACGGCCATGCGGCGCATGGAGGAGACGGGCTTCTCCCACCTGCCCGTGGTGGACCCGGAAAGCGGCCGCCTGCTCGGAACCATCGAGCAGAAGGACGTCTTCGCGGTCTACGGCCGGATCGTGCTCGACGAGGCCGCCTGA
- a CDS encoding LysE family translocator — MNIVAFLAYCIVVTFTPGPTNVVILATAQNHGPRAALRFASGAGLALAVLIASSAVLNDMLLGLMPRIRLVMGVVGAAYMLYLAYRIYTSSPPRQAAADASDDASETPPAAFGNIRGGAFAAGFAMQFVNPKVILFALTVISGFVTPYASSPLHTALYVLLITAIACSALYSWVVLGAVLRRFLFTYRRQANLVMALFLVYCAFAVLNPPGVGA; from the coding sequence ATGAACATCGTGGCTTTCCTGGCGTACTGCATCGTGGTCACCTTCACCCCCGGGCCGACCAACGTGGTCATCCTGGCCACGGCCCAGAACCACGGCCCGCGGGCGGCCCTGCGCTTCGCGTCCGGCGCGGGGCTCGCCCTGGCCGTGCTCATCGCGTCCTCGGCCGTGCTGAACGACATGCTGCTCGGCCTGATGCCCAGGATACGGCTGGTCATGGGAGTTGTGGGCGCGGCCTACATGCTGTATCTGGCATACAGGATCTACACCTCGTCCCCGCCGCGGCAGGCGGCCGCCGACGCTTCGGACGACGCGTCCGAAACACCTCCCGCCGCCTTCGGAAACATACGCGGCGGCGCCTTCGCAGCGGGTTTCGCCATGCAGTTCGTGAATCCCAAGGTCATCCTCTTCGCGCTGACGGTCATCTCCGGCTTCGTCACGCCCTACGCCTCGTCCCCGCTGCACACGGCCCTCTACGTCCTGCTCATCACGGCCATCGCCTGCTCGGCCCTGTACTCCTGGGTCGTGCTCGGCGCGGTGCTCAGGCGCTTCCTCTTCACCTACCGGCGCCAGGCCAACCTGGTCATGGCCCTGTTCCTGGTCTACTGCGCCTTCGCCGTGCTCAATCCGCCGGGGGTGGGGGCATGA